The genomic stretch TAACGAGTCTTTATCAAACTACAACTTAGGCGTATCTCAAATGAGACAACAAAAATTTGATGATGCGCTAGAGTCATTTAAAAAAGCGATCAACAACAAAGAAAATATAGCAGTAAGTGCTATAAATGCGGCTGTATGCTCACTAGAGCTTAATAACAAGCAAAATTTTCAATACTATATAGATTTAGCAAATTCATTTCTTCAAGATGAGTCAGATTCTCCACTTTATAACTACTACTATGCACTTATAAACTACTACAAGAGTCATTATATAGAGGCTTTGCGAGCACTTTCCCATCCTGTCAACGGACACTATAAAGACAAATATGAGTACCTTAGTGCAAAAATTTTAAGCTATTTAAATCAAAACAAAGAGGCTATAGAACTACTAGAAAAACAAAGGGAATTTGATGCAAGTTTGACCCTTGGTATGCTTTACGCTAAAGAAGGGGAGTATGAGAAGGCTAGAAACAAGCTAAATATCGCTCTTAAAAGTGAAAGCAACACTGATAAAATCGACTCGATACTGGCTTTAATCGATATTAAAACAAATAACTATCCAGCTGCAGCCGATGGGCTAAAAATGGTCTTTTTAAAAGATCCGTTATTCTTAAATAATAATTTTCCGATTAAAACGATACTAAAACCGGAACTATTTGATGTAAATTTAGCTCAAATGCATTTTAAAAACGATATATTTTTTGACAAAACCAGAAGATATGAGGTCTTGTTTTATTTCGCACCTTACAAAGTTTTTGATCCTGGCCAAACGATAAACTACATAAGAAAAGGTGGAGTTAGTCTGTTTTTAGATGATGCAAGCGCAGCAAGCAACTACCTAAATACAAGCGGAATGATATCAAAGGTAAATTTAGAAATATCAAAAGCCATAGCAAGCGCTTTAAACTACAAACTAAAAGAGGCAAATGCGCATTTTGCAAAGCTTATTTCAATCTATCCGGAACACTCAGTGCTTCACTACAACCTTGCTTTAAGTTACGCTCAACTTGGCAACTTCTCTCTTGCGGCTAAGCACTTTATTACAAGTTATCACCTTGATCCTACAAATCATCTTGCCGGAGTTTTTGGCGCAATATCAAACGATATAAATAGCATTAATAACACAAAATTTATTAAAGAGATAACTGAAAATTTAGCGCAAGATCATAATATAAAAGAGGTTAATTTGTATAAGGCTCTAATGGAACTCATCTCCGGTAATCAAAATGCGCTAATAAGATGGCTTGAAGAAGAAAAGGAAGAGAGCGCTATAAATTTAGCATTTGACGCGATAATAGCTAAAATTGTAAATAGAGATGAGGACTTTATCGCAAAGAGCGAAATTTTAAAATCGAAGCTTCCAGATGACGTAATATCAAATATTTTAAGCTTTATATCCAAATTTAAAGATAGTAATATCAAAGAGTATGTGCGCCAAATCCAAATCTATTTTCACAATAAAGAGCTAAATGAAGCAGCTTTTTATCACGGCGCAAACATTATCAAAGAACAATATATTAAGCTTCTTCAAATTTCAGGACTACTTAACTACGAGAGAGAAAAACTTAAAAAATTAATTGCAAACGGTAATCAAAATGATATAAATTTATTACAAACTCTCGCGTATATAGATATTTTTACTAACGATTTCGAAGAGAGCTATCAAATATACAATAAAATCATAGATGAGTTTAAGATTACCGACGCAGGAACACTGTTTCTAACATCTGTGGCCGCAATAGGCTCCAATCACCCTCAAAATGCAATCGCTCTTTTGGAGCTATCAAAGCTAACCGATCCAAACGCCTTTGAAAGCAGACTGGCGCTTGCACTCTTATATCAAGAGATTGGCAATATAGATGCTGCTGTAATACAATACAATCTAATCAAAGATACTAAATTTAAAAGCAAATTTTTTGATTTTATGTTAAAGCATTAACTTTAATATATTATTTTAAGAATTATTTGAATACATTAATGGTTCACATCATCAAAGCCGAATGCCAAATTTAGCAAACGGCTTGTAATAGAGCTAAATTTATTTACCTGTTTTCATTCTTTCCAACCACTTGCAACCCTCCTCATTGCCGGCTTGGCAAGCCTGTGTGGAAATTTGTGCTAGCCACTCGCAAGCATCAACGCTATTTAATTTGCAAGCTTTATATGCGTACTCCATTGCTTTTTTAGCATCTTGTTGGCTAAGAGCGGCAGCTCCAAAGCAACCGTTGCTATATCCGTATTCGCAAGCTTTATCATAATAATAAAGCATTTTTTCAGGATCGTTTTTATGAGCGTTCGCCGCCATATAACAAGAGTGGGGATCTTTGTTTTCGCAAGCTATCTCCTCGCTTGTGATTTTGCCTAGCTTTTCGCAAGCTTTGCTTTTTCTGTTGTGTTTGCAAGCGATAGAAAATAGCTCACTTGCCTTTTTCTCATCCTTCATACCGTATTTGTCAGTTTCATAAAGTACGCCTAGTTGGGTGCAACCTTCAGGATATTTATCGGGGCAAATTTTCTCTAAAATCTCTTTGCTTTTTTTGATATCTTGTTTCACACCTATACCATCAGCGTAAAAAAAGCCCACCGTAGGGCACATATTATACACGCCCCTTTCGCACAAGCCGTTATAGACCTCAAACGCCTTTTCATAATTCTTCTCTACGCCCTGACCGTAGTAGTACATATAGGCAAGATATGTGCAAGCATCCTCGTCCTTGCCTAGGTCACAACCCTTTTTTGCATACTTAAACGAAGCTTCAAAGTCCTTTTTGTCATACGCAGAGACTGCGAGCTTACCGCAACTTGCAGCGTCATTCGCCTTGCAAGCCGCTTCACGTTTTTCTTTAAGCTCTTTTGCATAGCCCTTTTCACAGCACATTTTGTCTTGATCATTTAGGTCGCAGCACATTTTGTAATACATAATAGCCTTTTGCGGATCGCTTGCAACGCCCGGTCTTCCGAAATCATAGTACGAACCAATCTGCTTGCAAGATGACCAAACCTTATCCTTTACGCAAGCTTCGTGTTCAAAAGGCATAGACTCTATGATTTTACCGTCTACTCTTAACTCCATTGCGATTGATTCATTGGTTCTTGCATGAGCCGATAGCCCAAGAAGTGCTGCAAAAACAATAAAACCTAACTTTCTCACAGTAATCTCCTTGTATTAAATTTTCTATTGGCATTATAATAAATTTTATTACTAAATATCAATATAATGTGCTTATTCTTAATAAGGACACTTGCAAATTAAATATTTTATATAAATTTTTATTACTTTAATTTTATTATTTTAATTTTTTAGTTGTTTTTATAAAATATAAATAATATTTTTTAATCAAGGATAATTAATGACTTTTTCTCAATCTATAAAAAATTGCTTTAGCAACTATGCAACATTTCATGGCAGAGCATCTAGGTCTGAGTATTGGTGGTTCGCACTTTTTAATGTTCTCGTATACATATTGGCAAGCGCGATAGACACGACGATAAATTCTTCAATATTTTATACCATATCTGTATTAGTGCTTTTTTTGCCAACTATTTCTGTCTCCATAAGAAGACTACACGATATCAATAAAAGTGGCTGGTTTTATCTTCTGTTTTTAATACCGATTATAGGGATAATCATACTTATAATATGGTTTGTAAAGCGTGGAACAATAGGCCCTAATCAATTTGGAGACGACCCTGTTTTAGAATAAAATTAAATTAGCTCCCAACCTGAGTGGTTGCGAGCTAATTTTTAGATTATATCTATTTACTTAAATTTTTGATCCTAATAAAGCTATTTAACGCACCTACATAGGCCTTCGCACTAGCCATCATAGTATCTATATCAAGCCCATGTCCTATAACAGCGTTATTTTTATCAAATTCTACCTTAACTATAACGCTAGCCAAAGCATCTTTACCCTGACTAACCGCACTTACTTTATAGTCTTTTAATACTCCATTTATCTTACTTATGCGATCAATAACCTTAAATATCGCATCTACTGTTCCATTTCCAAGAGCCGCATCGCTAATAAACTCATCCTTATGCTTTATCGTTACAGCAGCACTTGCAAGCCCTTTATTGCAGTTATTTTGACTTAGAGTTACTATTTCGTAAGCTTGCGGAATTTTAATAAATTCACTAGTAACAAGAGCGCGGATATCATCATCAAATACCTCTTTTTTCTTATCGGCAAGCTCTTTAAATTTATCAAACGCTTCGTTTAGCGCTTCGCTATCAAGCTCAAAACCAAGACTTATTAGTTTATCTTTAAAAGCGTGACGTCCAGAATGTTTACCAAGAACCAATGAATTTTTCTCAAGCCCTATGCTTTCAGCTGAGATTATCTCATAAGTTTCTTTATGTTTTAATACGCCGTCTTGGTGAATTCCACTTTCGTGAGCAAAGGCGTTTTTACCCACTATAGCCTTATTTGGCTGAGGCTCGATACCTGTTATTGTTGCTACAAGACGAGAGCTTGGATAAATTTCTTTACAAATTATATCTGTATATAATGGAGCAAAGATATCCTGACGCGTTTTTATCGCCATTACGATCTCTTCTAGGCTTGCATTACCGGCTCTTTCTCCAAGTCCATTTAAGGTACACTCCACTTGCCTGGCTCCAGCCATTACCGCAGCTAAAGAATTAGCCGTAGCAAGCCCTAAATCGTTATGATTATGGACTGAGACTATTGCTCGCCCATTTATAAATTTTACCATCTCGCTTATCATTGCCGTAAGCTCGTTTGGCAATCGATACCCAACGGTATCAGGTAGATTTATAGTCTTTGCTCCTGCCTGTATAACAGCCTCACAAATCTCTTTCATAAATCCTAGCTCAGTCCTACCCGCATCCTCGCAACTAAACTCAACGTCATCACAAAATGTTTTAGCATATTTTACAGCTTCAACAGCACGGTGTATCACTTCGTCAGGTTTCATCTTAAGCTTATACTCCATATGAATCGGACTTGTAGCGATAAATGTATGGATTCTATTTTTTTTAGCAGGAAATATAGCCTCTCCGGCAGCTTTGATATCTCTTTCTACGGCTCTTGCAAGAGAACAAACGGTAATATTTGAAGACTGCTTTGCTATCTGATTTATCGCATCAAAGTCTCCCGGGCTTGCTGCAGCAAACCCAGCCTCCATCACATCCACTCCAAGGCGCTCAAGTTGAAGAGCTATTCTTAACTTCTCTTCAGTATTCATTGAGGCACCAGGGCTTTGCTCGCCATCTCTTAATGTGGTATCAAATATAATTATTTTATTATTATTCATTTTAGATCCTTGTTAAGTTTTTTGAAATTTGTAAATTTAATGAGTTTAAGAGTGAGTAGTAGCTGCTTAGCGCAGCAGCAGAGCGTGTTTAATTTGAAAGAAAATTTGGATGAAATATATGCCAGAATCGATACTCATTCGCTCTCCTTTTTAAATTTAGGATTCTTTTTGATAAACATATAGATAAATCTAACTATACCATAAAAAACGTAAATAGTCATTAAAGCCGCAGGAACTTCTATGGGATATATATAGAGCAAAGAGCATATAATAGTTAAAATTATTAAAATTTTTAAAAAATTAGCCTGTTTTAAATCTATTTTTTTAAAGCTTGGATAACGTATATTACTAACCATCAATACAGAAAGAACGGACTGAAGTATTAGCAAAAACCACTCGGCGCTTCTAGCAAAACTATATTCTAAACTAAGCCCAACCCAAAAAGCGCTTACAATAGCGGCTGTTGGTATAGGAAGACCAATAAATACCGAAGGCTCATATGTGCCCGTCATCACATTAAATCTAGCAAGTCTAATAGCACCAAACACTACAAAAAGCGCTGCAACAAGAGAGCCTAATCGTCCAAAATTTTGCCCTACCGAAAAATAAAATAGCATAGCAGGAGCAACACCAAATGCTACAATATCTGCGAGACTATCAAACTCTACTCCAAATTTCGAAGTAGTCTTAGTAAGTCTGGCTACCCTACCATCAAGTCCGTCAAGAATAAGAGAAAATACTATATATGTTATCGCTTTAAAATATTGTCCATTTACAGAAGCAATAATACTAATGACACCCAAAAATGCACTAGCTGCGGTAAATAAATTTGGAAATATATACATAAGCTGAAGTTTGTCATTCTCTCTCATCTTCTATCCTCATGATTAAAAAATCCAATTACGCTACAAGTCGCCTTTACACTATCTCCTATAGCAGCACTTATGCGAGCATTGGCAGGCAGTATCAACACAACTAGTCCATCTCCTATAAACCCGAATTTATCCCCAGCTTCTAAATCCTCAAATTTCTCAACTGATAAGCTTCTGCTTAAAGCCCCCGCTATAGTGCGTATGGCTATCTTTAAATTTCCATGCTTACAAAGATATAAAGCTCTTTCATTTAAAGAATTTGAAGACTTCATAGTACTGCATAAAAATAGCCCATGTCTTCGCCTTAATTCAACAAGCTTAAGATCGCAAGGAGCTTTAAGAGAACCTGATCCTAAAATTGATTTGCAGATAACAATCTCAATAGAATCATCTCCTAAATAAGAAATTCTCCTAATGCTTTTTACTTTGCCGTCAATAGGGCTTAAAATAGCGTATTCGTCGTTACTTCCTTTCTCTCTTTTAGGGTTTCTAAAAATAAAAAAGGTGATAACAAAAAGTGTTAAAAACAGAGCCCAGAGAGTGTCAAAAAACACCGACGATAAAAACAAAAAACTAAAAATTAGTATATATTTATAGCCCTGCTTAGCGACAATCTCCACACTCTACTCCGTTCTAAGACTTTTGCTCGCTATCATTATGCTCTTCAATAAGACGACTAGGAAGTCCGTTTTCATTTTCATAAGCTTTTATAATCTCTCTAACCTTGGCGCCCTCGATAGTCTCTTGTTCGTATAGAGCCTCAACCATCTTTTCGATAGCACCGCTATACGTTCTAAGGGTTTGCAAAACCTCATTATATCTGGCTTCAAGCGTACTCTTAACGAATTCATCAACATTTTCAGCCATCTTATCGCTATAGTCTTTAATACTTTGCCCACCCGTTAAAAATGTATTTCTTTGTTTCTCAAGTACCATAAGTCCGGCAACATCACTCATTCCATAAACCGATACCATAGCTTTTAATATGTCTGTTGCGCGCTCAAGGTCGTTGCCGGCACCTGTCGAAATCTCTTTTATAAAGACCTCTTCGGCAGCTCTTCCTGCTAAAAGCACATCAACGCGAGCGATTAACTCATGGCGCTGCATCATAAATTTATTCTCTTCGGGAGTATTTAGCGTATATCCAAGAGCCGCCAGCCCACGAGGTATAATAGAAACTTTCGTTACCTTATCGGCACCTTTCGTAGTTTCTGAAATCAGCGCATGCCCGCTTTCATGATATGCTACAATACGCTTTTCTTTTGGATTTATACGTCTTGATTTCTTTTCAAGTCCTGCAATAGCGCGCTCAACTGCTTCAACCAGATCTTTTTGCTCGACATAATTTTTCTCTTTTCTTCCCGCTAGAAGCGCAGCCTCGTTTATAATATTTGCAAGATCGGCTCCTGCAAGTCCTGCAGTCATACGAGCGATTTCCTCGATATCCACATTTGGATCAAGTTTGATATCTTTCATATGCACGCGTAAGATATCGATTCTTCCTTTAAAATCTGGCTTATCAACAAGCACTTGTCTATCAAATCTTCCGGGTCTTAAAAGCGCGGCATCAAGCACTTCAGGGCGGTTTGTCGCAGCCAAAACTATAACAGGAGAAGCATCCGAGCTAAAGCCATCCATCTCAGCTAGAAGCTGATTTAGAGTCTGCTCTCTTTCATCATTTCCACCTATCATACCGCTTGCCGCACGGCTTTTACCTATGGCGTCTATCTCGTCGATAAAGACGATCGCAGGAGCTTCTTTTTTAGCGTTTTCAAAAAGATCGCGAACGCGACTTGCACCAACACCCACAAACATCTCTATAAAGCTTGAACCAGAAACCGAGAAAAACGGCACATCCGCCTCGCCTGCAACAGCTTTTGCAAGAAGCGTTTTACCTGTGCCTGGAGGTCCAACCAAAAGCACACCCTTTGGGATTTTAGCTCCTAAATTTATATACCTATCGGGGTGCTTTAAGAAATCAACTATCTCTTTAACTTCTTCCTTGGACTCTTCAACGCCTGCTACATCGGTAAATTTCACTTTTGGCTTTTCGGAATTTACAAGCTTTTTGGAGCTTCCCATACCAAGTATGCCTCCGCCCATGTTTTTTTGCATTCTACTTGCAAGAAACATCCAAATTCCAAAAAATATAAATATCGGCAACACCCACGAAAATAGCAGCTCACTAAACCAGTTTGTTTCGCTATATGCTCCGTATGGTATCTTGTTTTCCTCTAGTAGCGGTACCAAAGTAGGATCGTTTACGCGTTTTGCTATAAATACACTTCTTCCATCTCCCATATTGCCAAGGGCCTTAATAGATGTCTCTGCAATTCCTACTTGAGAAATTTGCTTATTTTTAATCATCTCTTTTAATTCAGAATAGGTCACACTCTTAGTCGCTGTTTGGCTTCCAAATGAGCTGCCTATCTCCATATTGTCTGTAAAACCTCTAAATATCAAAATAATAACAATAGCAAAAATAGCAAAGATAAAGATCGGGTTTTTATTAAAAAATCCGTTATTGCCGTTATTATTTGAATTTCTATCTTCATCGAATCTTTTATTGTTCATTATATCCCTTAAAATTATTTTTGAAATACGAAGCTACTCCACTCATTTTGCGTGTTTAATTCAACAAGCTTAAGTGAAGCAAAGGCCTCCAAGATACGCTCCTTATATTTTTCTAGCACACCTGCTAAAATCAGATAAGAGCCATCTTTGAGTAATTTTATCAAATCATTTTTTAATATTAATATAACATCAGCTATGATATTAGCCACAACAATATCGTATTTGGCATCTAAATTCGATATTGAACCGGTCCAAATTTTATTAAATTTAACATCGTTTAACTCTGCATTTTGTTTAGAACTGTAAGTTGCCTGCTCATCCGTATCGCAACCATCTACATTGCATCCAAGTTTTGCCAATGCTATGCTTAAAATACCGCTTCCACAACCAACATCAATAGCACTCATTCCTTCTTTTGCATATTTTTGCAAAAAACTTATACAAGCGCTTGTGCTCTCGTGATGTCCGGAGCCAAATGCCAAGGCAGGATCTATTATAATATTCAAAAGATCTTCTCTAGGATTTTCCCAGCTTGGACGTATATAAAATTTACCAAGCTTGATGGGCTTAACATTTTTTTTATATTCATTAATCCAATCTTTATTTTCTTTAACCTGCAAATCAAGCTTAAGATCGATCTTTTTATCAAGAGATTTTTCAGCCGCTTTTACATACTCAATTAAGCCAAATTGAATCCCGCTAAGATCGTCCTCATCTCTGATTATAAATCCATTTTCAATCTCTTCTACACAGGTTATTCCAAAGGCAAAAACAAGATCTAGTAATAAATCGCAAGCATTGCTAGAAACAACACTTAGCTCATAAAATTTTTCTTTCAAAGGAGAATTTTGCATTAACCGATAACGTCTTCAAGCTTCTCTTTTAGAACCTGAGGTGTAAAAGGTTTAACTATATAGTTGTTTACACCCGCTTTTAAAGCCGTTATAACCTCCGCTTTACCGCCTTCTGTAGTAACCATTATGATAGGCATATCTACATATTTTTGCTCTGCTCGAACTTTTTTTACAAGCTCGAGTCCGTTCATTTCAGGCATATTCCAGTCGGTTATAAGTATATCTATATCACTATTTTGAGTTAGTAGCTGCCAAGCTTCAAGACCATTTTCAGCCTCTAAAATATCTTGATGACCGAGCCTTTGCAGAGTGTTTTTTATAATTCTTCTCATCGTAGAACTATCGTCTACTACTAATATTTTCACAATCATTCCTTTTAAAATTTTGGTCTATTTTATCAAATTTTATATTTAAATAAACTTTAATTTTAGATAGTTAATTTAAGCGCCTCTTTGAGATCTATCCTGCCCTCATAATAAGCTTTGCCTACTATGACGCCAAATACTTGACCGGTTTTTTGAAGGGCTATTATGTCGCCGATGTCTTTTACTCCTCCGCTTGCTATAGTGTCTATACCGCTAGATCTAGCTATATCAACCGTAAATTCGACATTAACTCCGCTGAGCATACCGTCTTTACCAATATCAGTGCAAATTATCGCCTCGACTCCTGCGTCTGCAAATTTAAGGGCTAAATCAGTTGCTTTCATAGTCGATACATCCGCCCAACCCTCGGTCGCCACATAACCATCTACCGCATCTATGCCAACTGCTACCCTATATTTTTTGGCCGCTTCTTTTACAAAATCAGGATCTTTTAAAGCTATTGAGCCAAGAATCACTCTAGTAATACCGCTATTTATGTAGCTTTTGATACGCTCTTCGTTTCTTATTCCGCCACCAAGTTCTATCTTTAAATTTGTAGCCCTAACTATCTTTTCTACTGTTTTTAAATTTATAGCCTCTCCGGCAAAAGCGCCATCTAAATCGACTAGATGAAGCCATTTAGCTCCTAAATCCTCAAACTTTCTAGCAAGCTCTTCCGGTCTATCAGAATATATCTTAGCACTACTCATCACACCCTTACTAAGTCTTACCGCCTTGCCCTCTTTTAAGTCTATTGCAGGAAAAATTTCCATTAAAGCCTCCCGAAATTTTCTAAAATTTTAAGCCCGACATCCTGACTCTTTTCAGGATGAGGCTGAAAGCCGTAAATATTATCTTTACAAACGGCACTTACGAATTTATAGCCATATTCGCTATATCCAAGAGCAAAATTATCATCGCAAACCACATGATAGCTATGCACAAAATATAGATATTCGCTATGCTTTAAGCCCCTATTTAGTATAGAATTTTTACTAAAATTTATCGTATTCCAGCCAATATGTGGTATCTTTAGGCCATTGTTCATACGGTCTTGATCAAATTTCTTTACCCTGCCCTCTATTATCCCAAGCCCCTTAGATAACCCAAACTCTTCACTTTCATCAAAAAGTAGTTGCATACCAAGGCAGATGCCAAAAAAAGGCTTTCCACTAGCCGCAAATTCCACTATGGCTTGATCTAAGGATTTAGCCCTTAATTTCTCCATTGCCAACGCAAAAGCCCCGACTCCCGGCAAAATAATCTTATCAAATTTTAAAACCTCATCGCAGTTTTTAACAAGCTTTGCATTAAATCCTAAAAATTTAAAAGCATTAATAACACTTCTTAAATTTCCGGCCTCATAATCAATTATGCCTATGCTTGCACTCATTTACTAGCCTTATTTTTTACAGATATCAGGTATACGCTAAGAGCTACCATAAGCATAGCAACTCCA from Campylobacter sp. RM16189 encodes the following:
- a CDS encoding tetratricopeptide repeat protein, translating into MAEENVVILEEADESKNEKPQDEGLISLDSLQEEQAKSDQPEKIVVKKSKKKLLIIVAIVALVSAILIAIILFFVFKEDKSSDIDPSKLAREIEDRFEVQKFGASKIDDMIQKANILYEKGNKFEALKIYENIAIFNESLSNYNLGVSQMRQQKFDDALESFKKAINNKENIAVSAINAAVCSLELNNKQNFQYYIDLANSFLQDESDSPLYNYYYALINYYKSHYIEALRALSHPVNGHYKDKYEYLSAKILSYLNQNKEAIELLEKQREFDASLTLGMLYAKEGEYEKARNKLNIALKSESNTDKIDSILALIDIKTNNYPAAADGLKMVFLKDPLFLNNNFPIKTILKPELFDVNLAQMHFKNDIFFDKTRRYEVLFYFAPYKVFDPGQTINYIRKGGVSLFLDDASAASNYLNTSGMISKVNLEISKAIASALNYKLKEANAHFAKLISIYPEHSVLHYNLALSYAQLGNFSLAAKHFITSYHLDPTNHLAGVFGAISNDINSINNTKFIKEITENLAQDHNIKEVNLYKALMELISGNQNALIRWLEEEKEESAINLAFDAIIAKIVNRDEDFIAKSEILKSKLPDDVISNILSFISKFKDSNIKEYVRQIQIYFHNKELNEAAFYHGANIIKEQYIKLLQISGLLNYEREKLKKLIANGNQNDINLLQTLAYIDIFTNDFEESYQIYNKIIDEFKITDAGTLFLTSVAAIGSNHPQNAIALLELSKLTDPNAFESRLALALLYQEIGNIDAAVIQYNLIKDTKFKSKFFDFMLKH
- a CDS encoding tetratricopeptide repeat protein, translating into MRKLGFIVFAALLGLSAHARTNESIAMELRVDGKIIESMPFEHEACVKDKVWSSCKQIGSYYDFGRPGVASDPQKAIMYYKMCCDLNDQDKMCCEKGYAKELKEKREAACKANDAASCGKLAVSAYDKKDFEASFKYAKKGCDLGKDEDACTYLAYMYYYGQGVEKNYEKAFEVYNGLCERGVYNMCPTVGFFYADGIGVKQDIKKSKEILEKICPDKYPEGCTQLGVLYETDKYGMKDEKKASELFSIACKHNRKSKACEKLGKITSEEIACENKDPHSCYMAANAHKNDPEKMLYYYDKACEYGYSNGCFGAAALSQQDAKKAMEYAYKACKLNSVDACEWLAQISTQACQAGNEEGCKWLERMKTGK
- a CDS encoding DUF805 domain-containing protein, producing the protein MTFSQSIKNCFSNYATFHGRASRSEYWWFALFNVLVYILASAIDTTINSSIFYTISVLVLFLPTISVSIRRLHDINKSGWFYLLFLIPIIGIIILIIWFVKRGTIGPNQFGDDPVLE
- a CDS encoding 2-isopropylmalate synthase codes for the protein MNNNKIIIFDTTLRDGEQSPGASMNTEEKLRIALQLERLGVDVMEAGFAAASPGDFDAINQIAKQSSNITVCSLARAVERDIKAAGEAIFPAKKNRIHTFIATSPIHMEYKLKMKPDEVIHRAVEAVKYAKTFCDDVEFSCEDAGRTELGFMKEICEAVIQAGAKTINLPDTVGYRLPNELTAMISEMVKFINGRAIVSVHNHNDLGLATANSLAAVMAGARQVECTLNGLGERAGNASLEEIVMAIKTRQDIFAPLYTDIICKEIYPSSRLVATITGIEPQPNKAIVGKNAFAHESGIHQDGVLKHKETYEIISAESIGLEKNSLVLGKHSGRHAFKDKLISLGFELDSEALNEAFDKFKELADKKKEVFDDDIRALVTSEFIKIPQAYEIVTLSQNNCNKGLASAAVTIKHKDEFISDAALGNGTVDAIFKVIDRISKINGVLKDYKVSAVSQGKDALASVIVKVEFDKNNAVIGHGLDIDTMMASAKAYVGALNSFIRIKNLSK
- the pssA gene encoding CDP-diacylglycerol--serine O-phosphatidyltransferase, which translates into the protein MRENDKLQLMYIFPNLFTAASAFLGVISIIASVNGQYFKAITYIVFSLILDGLDGRVARLTKTTSKFGVEFDSLADIVAFGVAPAMLFYFSVGQNFGRLGSLVAALFVVFGAIRLARFNVMTGTYEPSVFIGLPIPTAAIVSAFWVGLSLEYSFARSAEWFLLILQSVLSVLMVSNIRYPSFKKIDLKQANFLKILIILTIICSLLYIYPIEVPAALMTIYVFYGIVRFIYMFIKKNPKFKKESE
- a CDS encoding phosphatidylserine decarboxylase, whose protein sequence is MEIVAKQGYKYILIFSFLFLSSVFFDTLWALFLTLFVITFFIFRNPKREKGSNDEYAILSPIDGKVKSIRRISYLGDDSIEIVICKSILGSGSLKAPCDLKLVELRRRHGLFLCSTMKSSNSLNERALYLCKHGNLKIAIRTIAGALSRSLSVEKFEDLEAGDKFGFIGDGLVVLILPANARISAAIGDSVKATCSVIGFFNHEDRR
- the ftsH gene encoding ATP-dependent zinc metalloprotease FtsH; the protein is MNNKRFDEDRNSNNNGNNGFFNKNPIFIFAIFAIVIILIFRGFTDNMEIGSSFGSQTATKSVTYSELKEMIKNKQISQVGIAETSIKALGNMGDGRSVFIAKRVNDPTLVPLLEENKIPYGAYSETNWFSELLFSWVLPIFIFFGIWMFLASRMQKNMGGGILGMGSSKKLVNSEKPKVKFTDVAGVEESKEEVKEIVDFLKHPDRYINLGAKIPKGVLLVGPPGTGKTLLAKAVAGEADVPFFSVSGSSFIEMFVGVGASRVRDLFENAKKEAPAIVFIDEIDAIGKSRAASGMIGGNDEREQTLNQLLAEMDGFSSDASPVIVLAATNRPEVLDAALLRPGRFDRQVLVDKPDFKGRIDILRVHMKDIKLDPNVDIEEIARMTAGLAGADLANIINEAALLAGRKEKNYVEQKDLVEAVERAIAGLEKKSRRINPKEKRIVAYHESGHALISETTKGADKVTKVSIIPRGLAALGYTLNTPEENKFMMQRHELIARVDVLLAGRAAEEVFIKEISTGAGNDLERATDILKAMVSVYGMSDVAGLMVLEKQRNTFLTGGQSIKDYSDKMAENVDEFVKSTLEARYNEVLQTLRTYSGAIEKMVEALYEQETIEGAKVREIIKAYENENGLPSRLIEEHNDSEQKS
- a CDS encoding 50S ribosomal protein L11 methyltransferase, producing the protein MKEKFYELSVVSSNACDLLLDLVFAFGITCVEEIENGFIIRDEDDLSGIQFGLIEYVKAAEKSLDKKIDLKLDLQVKENKDWINEYKKNVKPIKLGKFYIRPSWENPREDLLNIIIDPALAFGSGHHESTSACISFLQKYAKEGMSAIDVGCGSGILSIALAKLGCNVDGCDTDEQATYSSKQNAELNDVKFNKIWTGSISNLDAKYDIVVANIIADVILILKNDLIKLLKDGSYLILAGVLEKYKERILEAFASLKLVELNTQNEWSSFVFQK
- a CDS encoding chemotaxis response regulator CheY, whose product is MKILVVDDSSTMRRIIKNTLQRLGHQDILEAENGLEAWQLLTQNSDIDILITDWNMPEMNGLELVKKVRAEQKYVDMPIIMVTTEGGKAEVITALKAGVNNYIVKPFTPQVLKEKLEDVIG
- the hisA gene encoding 1-(5-phosphoribosyl)-5-[(5-phosphoribosylamino)methylideneamino]imidazole-4-carboxamide isomerase; this encodes MEIFPAIDLKEGKAVRLSKGVMSSAKIYSDRPEELARKFEDLGAKWLHLVDLDGAFAGEAINLKTVEKIVRATNLKIELGGGIRNEERIKSYINSGITRVILGSIALKDPDFVKEAAKKYRVAVGIDAVDGYVATEGWADVSTMKATDLALKFADAGVEAIICTDIGKDGMLSGVNVEFTVDIARSSGIDTIASGGVKDIGDIIALQKTGQVFGVIVGKAYYEGRIDLKEALKLTI
- the hisH gene encoding imidazole glycerol phosphate synthase subunit HisH: MSASIGIIDYEAGNLRSVINAFKFLGFNAKLVKNCDEVLKFDKIILPGVGAFALAMEKLRAKSLDQAIVEFAASGKPFFGICLGMQLLFDESEEFGLSKGLGIIEGRVKKFDQDRMNNGLKIPHIGWNTINFSKNSILNRGLKHSEYLYFVHSYHVVCDDNFALGYSEYGYKFVSAVCKDNIYGFQPHPEKSQDVGLKILENFGRL